The following are encoded together in the Oceanobacillus zhaokaii genome:
- a CDS encoding manganese efflux pump MntP family protein, whose product MSEYFVRELIALIFMAVALGMDAFSLSLAMGMQELRLKRIALIGFTIGIFHLLMPFIGILLGKVISGQIGNMTTIAASLLLIGIGAQMIFSAFNHEAKKLIHPFGLGLLIVAFTVSLDSFSIGLSLGISGVKTLLALILFSVSSMMLSWIGMLLGRKVHGFLGKYSEILGGSILFGFGLMLLLS is encoded by the coding sequence ATGTCGGAATATTTTGTTCGTGAACTTATCGCATTGATATTTATGGCCGTAGCATTGGGTATGGATGCATTTTCATTAAGTCTCGCTATGGGAATGCAAGAATTGCGACTTAAACGAATTGCACTTATTGGTTTTACAATTGGTATTTTTCATCTTTTGATGCCCTTTATTGGCATCTTGTTAGGAAAAGTAATCTCGGGACAAATTGGGAATATGACGACTATAGCAGCAAGTCTTTTATTAATCGGGATAGGTGCACAGATGATATTTTCTGCTTTTAATCACGAAGCCAAGAAGCTGATCCATCCATTTGGGCTTGGCCTTCTTATTGTTGCTTTTACGGTTAGTTTGGATAGTTTTTCGATTGGTCTTAGTCTAGGCATATCAGGAGTAAAAACGTTATTGGCTCTAATTTTATTTAGTGTATCTAGCATGATGCTCTCCTGGATTGGAATGCTTTTAGGAAGAAAGGTCCATGGATTTTTAGGGAAATACAGCGAAATCTTAGGAGGGAGTATCTTATTTGGATTTGGACTCATGCTGCTGTTAAGTTAA
- the prmC gene encoding peptide chain release factor N(5)-glutamine methyltransferase: MENKQYEVLKWASLFLEKHDREPRVAEILLQHYLEVSRPEFYMMMQDSVADSIIAKFKEDIKKHAETGIPVQHLTGVESFYGRKFLVNQNVLIPRPETEELVQYLINATERDYDGQALTIVDVGTGSGAIAISLALELPHATVYATDISPDALHVAMENAERLNAKIHFLEGNFLQPIIDEGIQADMIVSNPPYIAKTEKLSDTVQNFDPDLALFADENGLAAYKQIINQAQLAVKQNTTLAFEIGYTQAESVSSIIEHTFPTSKVQTIQDINGKDRIIAAKL, encoded by the coding sequence ATGGAAAATAAACAATATGAAGTCCTAAAATGGGCTTCTCTTTTTTTAGAGAAGCATGACCGTGAACCGAGAGTTGCCGAAATCTTGCTCCAACATTATTTAGAGGTTTCGAGACCTGAGTTTTATATGATGATGCAGGATTCGGTTGCAGATTCGATTATTGCAAAGTTTAAGGAAGATATTAAAAAGCATGCAGAAACGGGCATACCGGTCCAACACCTTACAGGAGTAGAAAGTTTTTATGGCAGAAAGTTTCTTGTCAATCAGAATGTGCTCATCCCAAGACCGGAAACAGAGGAGCTTGTACAATATTTAATAAACGCCACAGAGCGTGACTATGACGGACAAGCCCTTACAATCGTTGATGTTGGAACTGGCAGTGGAGCAATTGCAATCTCACTCGCCTTAGAACTCCCGCATGCCACAGTGTATGCAACAGATATATCTCCAGATGCACTCCATGTTGCAATGGAGAATGCGGAACGATTAAACGCGAAGATTCACTTTCTTGAAGGAAACTTCTTGCAGCCAATTATTGATGAGGGAATTCAAGCAGATATGATCGTTTCAAATCCCCCTTATATTGCAAAAACAGAAAAGCTATCTGATACCGTACAAAACTTCGACCCAGACCTAGCATTATTTGCTGATGAGAATGGCTTAGCCGCATACAAACAAATCATCAATCAGGCACAGCTAGCAGTGAAGCAGAATACAACCTTAGCATTTGAAATCGGTTATACCCAAGCGGAATCGGTAAGTTCAATAATCGAACATACTTTTCCAACGAGTAAAGTTCAAACAATTCAAGATATCAATGGGAAGGATAGAATTATAGCTGCCAAATTGTAA
- a CDS encoding thymidine kinase, translating to MYVMKQSGWVEVICGSMFSGKSEELIRRVRRAAYANLTMRVFKPAIDNRYEEKSVVSHNGTSTLAIPINSSEEVLNHIDKTVDFIAIDEVQFFDDSIVDIADVLANRGIRVVVAGLDMDFRGEPFGPVPKLMAISESVTKLSAICPVCGAPANRTQRLINGKPASYDDSVILVGASESYEPRCRHHHEVPNKPSIQLLQKLSKVSD from the coding sequence ATGTATGTAATGAAGCAAAGCGGCTGGGTTGAAGTAATTTGTGGCAGTATGTTTTCTGGAAAATCAGAGGAATTGATTCGTCGCGTTCGCCGTGCTGCTTATGCGAATCTAACGATGCGTGTATTTAAACCAGCAATTGACAATCGTTATGAAGAAAAATCTGTCGTTTCCCATAATGGAACATCAACATTGGCGATACCGATTAACAGCTCGGAAGAAGTGCTTAATCATATTGATAAAACAGTGGATTTCATTGCAATTGATGAGGTGCAGTTTTTTGATGATAGTATTGTTGATATTGCCGATGTACTAGCAAATCGAGGAATTCGCGTTGTTGTAGCAGGTCTTGATATGGATTTCCGTGGGGAGCCATTTGGACCAGTTCCTAAGCTAATGGCAATCAGTGAGTCTGTAACAAAATTAAGTGCGATTTGCCCAGTTTGTGGCGCTCCTGCAAATAGAACACAGCGCCTAATCAACGGAAAACCAGCATCCTATGATGATTCCGTTATTTTGGTCGGTGCATCGGAATCCTACGAGCCAAGATGCCGTCATCATCATGAAGTACCTAATAAACCGAGTATTCAACTATTACAAAAGCTATCCAAAGTATCTGATTAG
- a CDS encoding low molecular weight protein arginine phosphatase translates to MKILFICTGNTCRSPMAEAILKDRMPEAEVQSAGIFAGGNQQANPNTIEVLARNGIKMDHLSQPVTDRLLDWADVVLTMTTRHKQSLIIDFPEFQEKYYTLKEFISEADKRVWQELKKSYADLEEKRSLFIQENQLKHNYIHLDELLEEHLREDIGHIRRLESTLINYDIPDPFGGNLAIYEETFKELDAYIGLLIKKIDR, encoded by the coding sequence ATGAAAATACTATTTATTTGCACGGGAAATACATGCCGGAGCCCAATGGCAGAGGCGATTCTGAAGGATAGAATGCCAGAAGCCGAAGTACAATCTGCAGGAATCTTTGCAGGAGGAAATCAACAAGCTAATCCCAATACAATCGAAGTATTAGCGCGAAATGGAATTAAAATGGATCATCTATCGCAACCTGTGACAGACCGGTTGTTAGACTGGGCGGATGTTGTCTTAACAATGACAACAAGGCACAAACAATCATTAATTATCGATTTTCCTGAGTTTCAAGAAAAGTATTATACGCTAAAGGAATTCATTTCAGAAGCAGATAAGAGAGTATGGCAGGAATTGAAAAAATCCTATGCAGATCTTGAGGAAAAACGCTCTTTATTTATACAAGAGAATCAACTGAAACACAATTATATTCATTTGGATGAATTACTTGAGGAACATTTGCGAGAAGATATTGGGCACATTCGCAGACTGGAATCGACTCTCATTAATTATGATATACCGGATCCCTTTGGTGGAAATCTAGCAATTTATGAAGAAACCTTCAAGGAGCTGGATGCATATATTGGGTTGCTTATAAAGAAGATAGATAGGTAG
- a CDS encoding methyl-accepting chemotaxis protein produces the protein MKDSYRFSLRLKLVCFTTVLAIITYGTSALFLYLLFEYIQDFVNIPFEWYTVIVLVLGIIWSGILSYFASSVITKPLTKLEKVASDAANGNLNQVVDIPESEDEIRALSIAFDMMLKNLNTVVHNIDTHFSSTNEAAIKMKAASHKATQHSHVIGTSIDEISRGAESSSEAIQHTAEAVEVATGLAIKVQEKAGQSKDKSTQMLDTLNTSRKVVNQLVEGIQKLAEEQEHSLQDVAHLKQNTLQVESIITMVGEIAEQTNLLALNASIEAARAGEHGRGFAVVAEEVRKLADQSAQAVQRIDDLIKAIQEDVNRVVVKINENVVYARNESENGKETNLAFEKMSGSVIDVATEIDSITMLVNQQIESIQDTVRQSQEVAAIAEETSAGAEEVNASIQEQISTIEQVDELALEIEKQAEKLNQQINKFTMD, from the coding sequence ATGAAGGATAGCTATCGTTTTAGTTTGCGATTGAAGTTAGTCTGTTTTACAACTGTACTAGCAATTATTACATATGGTACGAGTGCACTTTTTCTTTATTTGCTTTTCGAATATATTCAAGATTTTGTAAATATACCATTTGAATGGTACACCGTTATTGTCCTGGTTTTAGGGATTATCTGGTCTGGAATTCTTTCCTATTTTGCTTCCAGCGTTATTACAAAACCATTAACTAAGTTAGAAAAAGTAGCATCAGATGCAGCAAATGGGAATTTAAATCAGGTAGTGGATATACCTGAGTCTGAAGATGAGATTCGTGCATTGTCAATTGCTTTTGATATGATGTTAAAGAATTTGAATACGGTTGTACATAACATTGATACTCACTTTTCCAGTACAAATGAGGCTGCAATAAAGATGAAGGCGGCTTCACATAAAGCAACACAGCATTCTCATGTTATTGGTACGTCAATTGATGAAATTTCTCGTGGTGCAGAAAGTTCATCAGAAGCAATTCAACATACTGCAGAAGCAGTGGAAGTGGCGACTGGACTTGCAATCAAAGTACAAGAGAAAGCTGGGCAATCAAAGGATAAGTCCACACAAATGCTGGACACATTAAATACAAGTAGAAAAGTAGTCAATCAATTAGTGGAAGGCATTCAGAAACTAGCCGAAGAACAAGAGCATTCCTTACAAGATGTCGCTCATTTGAAACAAAATACATTGCAGGTCGAGTCCATTATTACGATGGTCGGAGAGATTGCAGAACAAACCAATCTGCTCGCATTAAATGCTTCAATAGAAGCTGCAAGAGCGGGCGAACATGGACGAGGCTTCGCAGTTGTAGCGGAAGAAGTTCGCAAGTTAGCAGACCAGAGTGCACAGGCTGTACAAAGGATTGATGATTTAATAAAAGCGATTCAAGAGGATGTCAATCGTGTTGTAGTGAAAATTAACGAAAACGTTGTATATGCAAGGAATGAATCTGAAAATGGAAAAGAAACGAACCTTGCCTTTGAAAAAATGTCAGGATCTGTAATTGATGTTGCAACAGAAATTGACAGTATTACGATGTTGGTTAATCAGCAAATTGAATCCATCCAAGATACAGTAAGACAGTCGCAAGAGGTTGCAGCAATTGCCGAGGAAACATCTGCAGGAGCGGAGGAAGTAAATGCCTCAATCCAGGAACAAATATCAACCATTGAGCAAGTAGATGAATTAGCATTAGAAATTGAAAAGCAAGCAGAAAAACTAAATCAACAAATCAATAAATTTACCATGGATTAA
- the rpiB gene encoding ribose 5-phosphate isomerase B, which translates to MKVIITGDHAGMTLRNELKNLLEEMDIEYEDTGCTCETSVDYPDYALPAAERVAKGEFDRGIFICGTGIGMSIAANKVNGIRATVVHDIYSAKLTRQHNNTNVITMGERVIGPGLAREIAKTWLETEFEAGRHANRLGKIANYEG; encoded by the coding sequence ATGAAGGTAATTATTACTGGAGATCATGCAGGGATGACATTAAGAAATGAATTAAAGAATTTATTGGAAGAAATGGATATCGAATACGAGGACACTGGCTGTACCTGTGAAACCTCTGTCGATTATCCGGATTACGCTCTGCCAGCTGCAGAGCGAGTAGCAAAGGGTGAATTTGATCGTGGTATTTTTATTTGTGGAACAGGCATCGGTATGTCAATAGCTGCAAATAAAGTAAATGGAATCCGAGCAACAGTTGTACATGATATTTATAGCGCAAAGTTAACTCGTCAGCATAATAATACAAATGTTATTACAATGGGTGAGCGTGTGATTGGACCCGGATTGGCAAGAGAAATTGCAAAAACATGGCTAGAAACAGAATTTGAAGCCGGTCGTCATGCGAATCGTCTTGGAAAAATTGCGAACTACGAAGGATAA
- a CDS encoding type B 50S ribosomal protein L31 — MKKDIHPEYQKVVFLDTSSDFKFLSGSTRGSSETIEWEDGNTYPLIRVEISSDSHPFYTGKQKADKVGGRVDRFKKKYNLK; from the coding sequence ATGAAAAAGGATATTCATCCAGAATACCAAAAAGTAGTATTTCTTGATACTAGCTCAGACTTCAAATTTTTGAGTGGATCAACTAGAGGATCTAGTGAAACAATCGAATGGGAAGATGGCAACACATACCCATTAATCCGAGTTGAAATTAGCTCTGATTCTCATCCGTTCTATACTGGTAAACAAAAAGCTGATAAAGTCGGCGGCCGTGTTGACCGATTCAAGAAGAAATATAATCTTAAATAA
- the glyA gene encoding serine hydroxymethyltransferase: protein MEYVKQSDPEVFAAIQAEKKRQQDNIELIASENFVSEAVMEAMGSVLTNKYAEGYPGRRYYGGCEHVDVVENLARDRAKQLFGAEHVNVQPHSGAQANMAVYFTVLEQGDTVLGMNLNHGGHLTHGSPVNFSGKQYNFVDYGVDKETEQIDYDVVLEKAKEVKPKLIVAGASAYSRAIDFARIKEIADEVDALFMVDMAHIAGLVAAGYHQNPVEYADFVTTTTHKTLRGPRGGIIMCKEKYAKQIDKSVFPGIQGGPLMHIIAAKAVAFKEALSPEFNTYVNNIIENAKALSDALTEEGLRIVSGGTDNHLLLVDVTTLGLTGKVAEKVLDDIGITTNKNTIPFDTESPFVTSGIRIGTAAVTTRGFGAEEMKEIALIIALSLKNPEDETIQSEAKERVQALTSKFVLYGQLA, encoded by the coding sequence ATGGAATATGTAAAACAATCAGATCCGGAAGTATTTGCAGCAATTCAAGCAGAAAAAAAACGTCAGCAGGATAATATTGAACTAATTGCGTCGGAAAATTTTGTTTCTGAAGCAGTCATGGAAGCTATGGGTTCTGTACTGACAAATAAGTATGCTGAAGGCTACCCTGGAAGAAGATATTATGGCGGTTGTGAGCATGTCGATGTTGTAGAGAATTTAGCTAGGGATCGTGCGAAGCAATTATTTGGTGCGGAACATGTTAATGTTCAGCCCCATTCTGGTGCGCAAGCAAATATGGCAGTTTATTTTACAGTTCTAGAGCAAGGAGATACGGTTTTAGGTATGAATCTAAATCACGGTGGACATTTGACTCATGGAAGCCCTGTGAACTTTAGCGGGAAGCAATATAACTTTGTAGATTATGGAGTAGATAAAGAAACAGAACAGATTGATTATGATGTTGTATTAGAGAAGGCAAAAGAAGTGAAGCCAAAACTTATTGTTGCTGGTGCATCTGCATACTCTCGTGCGATTGATTTTGCTAGAATAAAGGAAATTGCAGATGAGGTTGATGCGCTCTTCATGGTAGATATGGCACATATCGCTGGATTAGTTGCAGCTGGCTACCATCAAAACCCAGTTGAGTATGCTGATTTTGTTACTACGACGACACATAAAACATTAAGAGGCCCACGTGGCGGAATCATTATGTGCAAAGAAAAATATGCAAAACAAATCGATAAATCTGTATTTCCAGGAATCCAAGGTGGCCCACTGATGCATATCATTGCAGCTAAGGCAGTAGCATTTAAAGAAGCTTTATCACCTGAATTCAACACATACGTTAATAATATTATTGAAAATGCGAAGGCACTGAGTGATGCTTTAACGGAAGAAGGATTAAGAATTGTTTCAGGTGGAACGGATAATCATTTATTGCTTGTTGATGTAACAACACTAGGTTTGACAGGTAAAGTAGCAGAGAAAGTACTTGATGATATTGGCATTACAACGAATAAAAATACAATTCCATTCGATACCGAGAGTCCATTTGTAACAAGTGGCATTCGTATTGGAACGGCGGCTGTCACCACACGTGGATTTGGAGCAGAAGAGATGAAGGAGATAGCATTGATTATCGCCCTGTCATTGAAAAACCCCGAGGATGAAACAATACAAAGTGAAGCCAAAGAACGTGTACAAGCATTAACTAGTAAATTTGTTTTATATGGGCAATTAGCTTAA
- the upp gene encoding uracil phosphoribosyltransferase, with amino-acid sequence MGNVFVLDHPLIQHKLTFIRDKNTGTKEFRELVDEVAMLMAFEITRDLPVKEVEIDTPVTSTSTKVLAGKKIGLVPILRAGLGMVDGVRKLIPAAKVGHVGLYRDPETLKPVEYYIKLPSDISERELIVIDPMLATGGSANDAIHSLKKRGAQHIRLMCLVAAPEGVEVIKKEHPDVDIYLAAMDEKLNEEGYIVPGLGDAGDRLFGTK; translated from the coding sequence ATGGGTAATGTTTTTGTATTAGATCATCCGTTAATTCAACATAAATTAACGTTTATTAGAGATAAAAACACAGGAACAAAAGAATTTCGTGAACTAGTAGATGAAGTAGCAATGTTAATGGCATTTGAGATTACGAGAGATTTACCAGTAAAAGAGGTAGAGATCGATACTCCAGTAACTAGTACAAGCACAAAGGTTTTAGCAGGTAAGAAAATTGGTTTAGTTCCGATTCTGCGTGCAGGACTTGGCATGGTTGATGGCGTTCGGAAGCTGATTCCAGCTGCAAAAGTTGGACATGTTGGTCTGTATCGTGATCCGGAAACATTGAAACCTGTTGAATATTATATTAAATTACCATCTGATATTTCTGAGCGTGAATTAATTGTTATTGATCCAATGCTTGCTACTGGTGGTTCAGCAAATGACGCAATCCATTCACTTAAAAAGCGCGGTGCACAACATATTCGATTGATGTGTTTAGTTGCAGCTCCAGAAGGCGTCGAAGTAATTAAAAAAGAACATCCAGATGTAGATATCTATCTAGCAGCAATGGATGAGAAACTTAATGAAGAAGGTTATATCGTCCCAGGATTAGGTGACGCAGGAGACCGTTTATTCGGAACAAAATAG
- a CDS encoding L-threonylcarbamoyladenylate synthase — MVDTLKWIIQDDEDYNSQAINQAAALLKQGQTVAFPTETVYGLGADATNSAAVLKIFEAKGRPQDNPLIAHVATLEQLTKLVDNIQPYVKKLIDTFSPGPITYVLPSNGVCAENVTAGLSTIGVRIPDHPVAQALLRNCDIPIAAPSANISGKPSPTTAYHVFEDLQGKIAGILDGGATGVGVESTVIDCTEAIPTILRPGGITVEQLQSVVGDINVDPALVSATERPKAPGMKYRHYSPEVPLWLVQGTSLEIQQVIDKEQANGVKIAVLASASTAKQLRAEEIFSLGDNMNEIAAHLYDALRKYKSSDVDLIVCEAFSEVGIGQAVMNRLKKAASKYMEN; from the coding sequence ATGGTAGATACATTAAAATGGATTATACAAGATGATGAAGATTATAATAGTCAAGCAATAAATCAAGCTGCGGCATTGTTGAAGCAAGGGCAAACAGTAGCCTTTCCAACAGAAACAGTGTATGGACTAGGGGCAGATGCAACGAATTCGGCAGCAGTTTTAAAAATATTCGAGGCAAAAGGGCGTCCACAGGATAATCCATTAATTGCTCATGTTGCGACATTGGAACAGTTAACAAAGCTTGTGGATAACATCCAGCCTTACGTAAAAAAATTAATCGATACATTTTCACCTGGACCGATCACTTACGTATTACCGAGTAATGGAGTGTGTGCGGAAAACGTTACAGCAGGATTATCCACAATCGGTGTTAGGATTCCTGATCATCCGGTTGCACAAGCCTTACTAAGAAACTGTGATATCCCAATTGCTGCACCAAGTGCGAATATTTCAGGAAAACCGAGTCCAACAACAGCTTATCATGTTTTTGAAGACTTACAAGGTAAAATAGCGGGAATCCTCGATGGTGGAGCAACAGGTGTTGGTGTTGAATCAACAGTTATTGATTGTACTGAAGCAATCCCAACGATTCTCAGGCCAGGTGGTATTACTGTTGAGCAGCTGCAATCTGTAGTTGGCGATATTAATGTAGATCCCGCTTTAGTCAGTGCAACGGAGCGGCCGAAAGCACCTGGAATGAAATATAGACATTATTCCCCAGAGGTTCCATTATGGTTAGTTCAAGGTACATCTCTTGAAATACAGCAAGTGATCGACAAGGAGCAGGCGAATGGAGTGAAGATAGCTGTATTAGCAAGTGCTAGTACTGCAAAACAATTGCGAGCAGAAGAGATATTTTCGCTTGGGGATAATATGAATGAAATTGCTGCCCATTTATATGATGCATTACGCAAGTATAAATCAAGTGATGTTGACCTTATCGTCTGTGAAGCATTCAGTGAGGTTGGGATAGGTCAAGCGGTAATGAATCGTTTGAAGAAAGCTGCATCTAAGTATATGGAGAACTAG
- the spoIIR gene encoding stage II sporulation protein R: MKKLVFFAFIFILIFTMFPTKGASQTTDLEYNYQQIPDEAIRLRILANSDNERDQEVKRHVRDRVNREISEWVKDITDIEEARTLIEAQLPEINEIVAEVIKEEGTENEFTVEYGENIAFPTKLYGTYLYPAGEYEAILITIGEGNGANWWCVLFPPLCFLDFSFGANVASAADAESTELEEENEELTEEEEPEVKFFLFEWFGWS; this comes from the coding sequence ATGAAGAAACTAGTATTTTTTGCATTTATTTTTATTTTAATATTTACCATGTTTCCTACGAAAGGTGCGAGTCAAACTACAGATTTAGAATATAATTATCAACAGATTCCAGACGAAGCAATTCGCCTGCGAATTTTGGCAAATAGTGATAATGAACGTGATCAGGAAGTCAAACGACATGTACGCGATCGTGTGAATCGGGAAATTAGTGAATGGGTAAAGGATATCACAGACATTGAAGAAGCCCGGACATTAATTGAAGCCCAGCTGCCGGAAATAAATGAAATTGTTGCAGAAGTAATTAAAGAAGAAGGAACGGAAAATGAATTTACAGTTGAATATGGTGAAAACATAGCCTTCCCAACGAAATTATATGGAACTTATTTATATCCAGCTGGTGAATATGAGGCGATTTTAATCACAATTGGCGAGGGAAATGGCGCGAATTGGTGGTGTGTATTATTCCCACCACTATGCTTTCTAGATTTTTCATTTGGTGCTAATGTTGCATCTGCTGCAGATGCGGAGAGTACAGAGCTGGAGGAAGAAAATGAAGAATTAACTGAAGAAGAGGAACCAGAAGTGAAATTCTTTCTATTTGAATGGTTCGGCTGGTCATAG
- the prfA gene encoding peptide chain release factor 1 produces the protein MLDRLQSLEDRYNKLNELLSDPEVISNTNKLREYSKEQSGLADAVQAFREYKDVDSQLTDAKEMLGDEQDADMQEMVKAEIAELTQSKMDLEEKMKILLLPKDPNDDKNVFMEIRGAAGGDEAALFAGDLYRMYSRYAENQGWKTEMMEAHTTGVGGYKEIIFMINGNGAYSKLKYENGAHRVQRVPETESGGRIHTSTATVAVLPEAEDVEVEVHEKDIRVDTFASSGPGGQSVNTTMSAVRLTHEPTGIVVSIQDEKSQIKNKEKAMKVLRARIYDKFQQEAQAELDETRKSAVGTGDRSERIRTYNFPQNRVTDHRIGLTIQKLDQILQGKLDEFIEALQSAEQMEKLEHIGE, from the coding sequence ATGTTAGACCGTTTACAATCATTAGAAGATCGTTATAATAAATTAAACGAATTATTAAGTGATCCAGAAGTAATAAGTAATACGAATAAACTACGTGAATATTCGAAGGAACAATCAGGATTGGCAGATGCGGTTCAAGCCTTTCGTGAATATAAAGATGTTGACTCCCAGTTAACGGATGCGAAGGAAATGCTTGGGGATGAACAAGACGCTGATATGCAAGAGATGGTCAAAGCAGAAATCGCTGAGCTAACCCAGTCAAAAATGGATTTGGAAGAAAAGATGAAGATATTACTTCTGCCAAAAGATCCAAATGACGATAAAAACGTATTTATGGAAATTCGCGGCGCAGCTGGTGGAGATGAAGCGGCATTATTTGCTGGGGATCTGTACAGAATGTATTCTCGTTATGCAGAGAATCAGGGCTGGAAAACGGAAATGATGGAAGCTCATACAACTGGTGTTGGTGGCTATAAAGAAATAATCTTTATGATCAACGGAAATGGTGCATATTCGAAGCTGAAATATGAAAATGGAGCACATCGTGTACAACGTGTACCAGAAACAGAATCTGGCGGTCGTATTCATACTTCTACGGCAACGGTAGCTGTTTTACCTGAAGCAGAAGATGTGGAAGTTGAAGTACATGAAAAGGATATCCGTGTTGATACATTTGCATCTAGTGGACCTGGTGGGCAAAGTGTAAATACAACAATGTCTGCAGTTCGTTTAACACATGAGCCAACAGGGATTGTAGTTTCAATTCAAGATGAAAAATCACAGATCAAAAATAAAGAAAAAGCAATGAAAGTACTAAGAGCAAGGATTTATGATAAGTTCCAGCAAGAAGCACAGGCAGAATTAGATGAAACTCGTAAATCTGCAGTTGGTACAGGAGATCGCTCGGAACGAATCCGCACGTACAATTTCCCGCAAAACCGTGTTACCGATCACCGAATTGGCTTAACAATTCAGAAGCTTGACCAAATTCTTCAAGGGAAGTTAGATGAATTTATCGAAGCATTACAATCTGCAGAACAAATGGAAAAGCTAGAGCATATTGGTGAATAA
- a CDS encoding TIGR01440 family protein, translating into MENIIQNIKHDIEAVANEWLESNHLHLDEVFVIGCSTSEVIGKHIGTSGSEAVASSIFSAMKRLKQTKNVHLAFQCCEHLNRSLVVERETMQVYRLEEVSAVPVPTAGGSMASYAYKHMEDPVVVEYIQASAGIDIGETMIGMHMKHVAVPLRFTQRTIGEARVTGAFSRPKLIGGKRANYENTREKNMK; encoded by the coding sequence GTGGAAAATATAATTCAAAATATAAAGCATGATATTGAGGCAGTAGCTAATGAATGGCTAGAAAGCAATCATCTGCATCTTGATGAAGTATTTGTGATTGGCTGCTCAACAAGTGAGGTAATTGGTAAGCATATCGGGACTTCTGGTAGTGAAGCAGTTGCAAGCAGCATCTTTTCTGCTATGAAAAGGCTAAAGCAAACTAAAAATGTTCATCTTGCTTTTCAATGCTGTGAGCATTTAAATCGCTCCCTTGTCGTAGAAAGAGAAACAATGCAGGTCTATCGCCTTGAAGAAGTATCTGCCGTTCCAGTCCCAACAGCTGGCGGTTCGATGGCATCATACGCATACAAACACATGGAGGACCCTGTTGTTGTTGAATATATTCAAGCCAGTGCTGGAATCGATATTGGAGAAACAATGATTGGGATGCATATGAAGCATGTTGCTGTACCATTACGCTTTACGCAACGGACGATTGGTGAAGCGAGAGTAACTGGTGCATTTAGCAGGCCAAAACTAATTGGTGGTAAACGAGCGAATTACGAAAATACAAGAGAAAAGAACATGAAATAG